The Maridesulfovibrio bastinii DSM 16055 region TTATTCCGATAAGCCACTAAGAAGGGACGGGAGAGTCCGCTACTTTTTACTCAGGGAGGAGTTTATGTATTACCACGGATTTAGTAATATTAATGCATCAGGCAATAAAGGATGGACTGTATATGATGACCAGCTCGTCTCCCTGCTTTTTGCAAGAATAATAAATAAGACTGCCAGCAGACAGGAATCTGTACAGGATATAACGCCTGACAATCCTGAACTGGTAGAAGAAATGGTTAATAATCTTTTTGATTTATGTTTTTATATAAATAAAGATGTTCATGACTGCTGATTCACACCGTATCCGCAGGAATACGTTCCAAGTCACGTTTTCACGAATATAAAAACCCCCTGAAAGTTAAACTTTCAGGGGGTTTTTCATCAAATTCATGACCCGCATAAAGCGGAATCAAACTAGCTGACCTGTGCGAGGCGAGGAGCGTTCTTAGCTTTTTCTTCTTCAGCTTTTTTGCGCAGGTAGTGAACCATGGTCAAAATAGCTGTAATAGCTTCGAAACCTTCTTTTTCAACTTCATCAGCCAGATCGCCTTCAGGTGAACTCTGCAAAGCTTTTTTCAGAGCCTTGGAGTATCTTCCGAATCCGTCCATCAGATCAAGAGCCATGTAGTTGGCTTCATCAGGATCTTCAGGATTCAGATCCATAGGAACCAGAACGTAGCCCATGATATTGGCAATTCTGGTCAGAGGACGAATACTGCCGGTTGCATCCATAAGAGGAATAAGCTCTTCAATACCTACTTTTGCCCCTTTATCTTCAGGATTGATTTCACGAAGAAGAGTCGGGTAAGGTTTGTTGATCTCTGTTGCGATCTCACGTGCAGGCTTGTCATTTTTAAGCACAACTTCCTGCAACAGTTTAGTAAGTTCATTAGTAGCCATATTAATTCTCCCTATTTATTGTTATGAATGAAATACTGCCAGTCAATTTTTAGCTAAAATCGTGCCAACAACAGACATGGCGTTATGGCAAGCATAACTATTGTAACTATTGATTTTTTATTACTGGTTAAAAACTAAAAAATTAAATTTTACTGTTTCGCAACACTTTTTATTGCTTCACAGGAATCAATGTTATGTATCAAATCATTACATTTAAAAGACATCACCCATTGTCTGTGGAAACTGTTTGAGGGCTGTCAGCTCCCACAGGCATAAATTCATACCTTTTTAGTCTAAAAAAGTAAAATCAAATTATTTTTGAAATTATTCTCACAAATTATAGACAGTTACATGCAGCAAAAGGCATGGCACCCCTGCTTACGAACTACCGGATAGTAATTTTTATCTAAAGTCCTATTGAATCGAGATAGAGTTCGCCGGAGAAAGTCAGCTCGGCTCCGCCCTGAAGGAATACTTTGCCATCCTCGACAATAACCTTCAAAACTTCACCGCCGGAAGTACGGATTCTGACAGCAGCATCAGTAAGCCCAAGCTTATTCATAGTAAGCTGGACAGCTGAAACTCCAGTTCCGCAGGCATAGGTTTCATCTTCCACGCCACGTTCATAAGTGCGGACTATCAAACTGTCATTATCAACGAATTGAACGAAATTGACATTGGTTCCTGCCGGGGCAAAATCTTCATGATAACGGATAGCACTGCCCATTTTTTTAATATCAACTGATTCGGCATCGTCAACCTGCACAACAACATGGGGAACACCGGTATTGGCAAAGTGGTAGGTGTACTCTTTACCATCTATGGTTAAAGTCTGATTGACCTTAATATCTTTGGGGTCCGGCAGCTGAACCTTAACTTCTTCAAGCTCAGGAAAGACCTGAACCTGTACAGGTCCGGCGTCGGTTCCGAAAACATGCTTTTCACCGGCAATTCCGAGTGCATGAGCGAGTCTGCCGACACAGCGGGAAGCGTTTCCGCACATTTCGGCCCTTGAACCATCAGAGTTGTAAAACTGCCAGACATAATCCAGATCCGAACCTTCGGGAGCATCTTCAATAAAAAACAGTCCGTCAGCATAAACGCCGAACGCGCGCTTGCATATTTTCTCTGCCCAGCGTGACATATCGTCAACCGGCAGTTTCATTTCACGGTTATCAATAATAACGAAATCGTTTCCGCAACCCTGCATTTTATAAAATGGAACACTTATATCGAACATCTTACTCATGACAATTCTCCGGAATTTTAATTAAATAAAAAGACAGGACATTATTATAAAATAGAAGCTTGCTTGAGCCCCATCCGTTTAGCCAGATAAATAAACGGAGTATCCAAAATGGCAACAACCACTTTCATTACGTATGTAGTTATAAAAATTTCAATCCAGACATCCTTGGGAAACAGCCCCCACAGGGCTATAAAGCAAAAAATCAAGGAATCAAGCAACTGGCTGAGCAGAGTGCTGGCATTATTCCTCAACCACAGATGTCTTCCGTCATACTTTTCTTTGAGGGCATGGAATATATAAACATCATTGAACTGAGAGACAAGATAAGCCGCAAGGCTTCCAATTGCAACCCGTGGCAGAAAACTGAAAATAGATTCAAGATGAGACTGAACAAAATCACCCGGAGCAGGTTTGAATAAGAGGGCTATATGCATATAGACAACGGTCATCAGCAAGGTTGCAAAGCCCAGCAGAACTGCTTTTTTGGCCTCTTCCTTTCCATAAAATTCACTGAGAAGATCAGTGGAAAGAAATACGCTCGCATAAAGGACATTACCGAGGGTGGTTGTCATTCCAAAAAGTTCTACTGTTTTTAAAACCTGAATGTTGCAGAGCATGAGATTAAAAACAATAAGCCCAAAAAGTCCTGTTTTTCCGAACAGTCTGTATATAATAAGGACAAGGCTCAAATCCATAAGGGCAAAGCCTATCCACAGCAGATCATTATACATAAAAAAATCTCCCTCTGATGAAGAGATATTAAATTAAAAAGAATTGAAAGCGTGGATTTGCCTTTATTCAAAGCAGAGGTCAAGCCATAATTATAACACAAAAGTGAAATCGCGGCGGACATTTTAATGCCCGCCGCGATTTCAGATTGATGACAAAGTCCTCGCCTTTTGGCGGGGACTTTTTTATATTATTTGCATGTTAAAAAA contains the following coding sequences:
- a CDS encoding queuosine precursor transporter, which produces MYNDLLWIGFALMDLSLVLIIYRLFGKTGLFGLIVFNLMLCNIQVLKTVELFGMTTTLGNVLYASVFLSTDLLSEFYGKEEAKKAVLLGFATLLMTVVYMHIALLFKPAPGDFVQSHLESIFSFLPRVAIGSLAAYLVSQFNDVYIFHALKEKYDGRHLWLRNNASTLLSQLLDSLIFCFIALWGLFPKDVWIEIFITTYVMKVVVAILDTPFIYLAKRMGLKQASIL
- the dapF gene encoding diaminopimelate epimerase, yielding MSKMFDISVPFYKMQGCGNDFVIIDNREMKLPVDDMSRWAEKICKRAFGVYADGLFFIEDAPEGSDLDYVWQFYNSDGSRAEMCGNASRCVGRLAHALGIAGEKHVFGTDAGPVQVQVFPELEEVKVQLPDPKDIKVNQTLTIDGKEYTYHFANTGVPHVVVQVDDAESVDIKKMGSAIRYHEDFAPAGTNVNFVQFVDNDSLIVRTYERGVEDETYACGTGVSAVQLTMNKLGLTDAAVRIRTSGGEVLKVIVEDGKVFLQGGAELTFSGELYLDSIGL
- a CDS encoding phage regulatory CII family protein — translated: MATNELTKLLQEVVLKNDKPAREIATEINKPYPTLLREINPEDKGAKVGIEELIPLMDATGSIRPLTRIANIMGYVLVPMDLNPEDPDEANYMALDLMDGFGRYSKALKKALQSSPEGDLADEVEKEGFEAITAILTMVHYLRKKAEEEKAKNAPRLAQVS